CGCGCGTCGGAGGTGGCGTGGCCACGGGCCGACAGTGACCCTGCGTGAGAAATCCATGATGAATCCTTCGCGGACGGGTGATGTACCTCACCCGCATCACGGTGGTCGGCACGCGTCTCCTAGGGTGTGGCGCAGTGACTTCCTTCGACACCTCACCCACGTTGACCGCATGGCGCGCTCTGCTCGCCGTGGCGGTGGTGTTCGTGATGCTGGCGACGACGGGCTGGAGCGCCGTCCGCGATCAGCACTCCAACGGGCCGCGCGAGCTCGCGCTCGCCTCCTGGGCGAAGGACCGGATAGCCGGGCGCTCGCTGCCGGACGCCGACGCTCCCGCCTACCGGCTGGCCCATTTCTTCGCCACCCTCACCTCGGGACAGCAGATCGCCCTCGCCGGCGAGCACCCCTCGGTGGTGGGGAATCTGAACGGCGCTCCGGTCACCCTGCGCTACTACGCGAACAGGGTGGCTCTCAGACAGGCCGTGGCCGTGGAGAAGGTGCGGGCGCACGACGGGAAGCTGTCGCCGGACGGGCGGGGTGAGGCGGAGGACCGCCTCGACCGGTTCCGGTCGATGCTCGCGGGCAAGCGCCAGTTCCTGGCCTTCGATCCCTCCGGGAGAGGCCGTGCCGCCGAGGTGTTCGGGAATCTCGACCGGGCCGCCCGGGTCTCCGTCGTCGTCCCGGGCGTCGACACCCATCTGCTGACCCTGGAGCGCAGCACGCGCGCGTACCGGGCCCCCGTCGGCATGGCCAAGTCCCTGTACCAGGCGGAACGCTCGGCCTCCCCGGGCACCCGTACGGCTGTCATCGCGTGGGCCGACTACACCGCCCCGGCCGGTCTCGGCATGGACGCGGCGCTGGGCGGGCTCGCGGCGAACGGCGCGGTCCGGCTGAACGCGATGGTCCGCGCGCTGCCGGGCGTCTC
The nucleotide sequence above comes from Streptomyces sp. NBC_01116. Encoded proteins:
- a CDS encoding alpha/beta hydrolase; the encoded protein is MTSFDTSPTLTAWRALLAVAVVFVMLATTGWSAVRDQHSNGPRELALASWAKDRIAGRSLPDADAPAYRLAHFFATLTSGQQIALAGEHPSVVGNLNGAPVTLRYYANRVALRQAVAVEKVRAHDGKLSPDGRGEAEDRLDRFRSMLAGKRQFLAFDPSGRGRAAEVFGNLDRAARVSVVVPGVDTHLLTLERSTRAYRAPVGMAKSLYQAERSASPGTRTAVIAWADYTAPAGLGMDAALGGLAANGAVRLNAMVRALPGVSKVSLFCHSYGSVVCGVAAHRAHDRVADIAVAGSPGMRAAHARQLETGARIWATRDGNDWIGDVPHLEFGGIGHGADPVDPAFGARIVSAAGAAGHSGYFEPGTESLDNFAAIGVGAYGSVSCASADSTCHSGISGQRDG